The Lentzea guizhouensis genome contains a region encoding:
- a CDS encoding helix-turn-helix domain-containing protein has product MASQLKRPVTLSARDREELIRWTTTGVHPASSIMRARVLLALDTSVGEVDPKEVIAARLGVSGETLRLVARRFAETGDDVLATISRKKRALPPVPSSVTGEVEARLIALACSAPPAGHARWSLRLLEKHVELTEDIPNLDHSTIGRVLKKRNCVLI; this is encoded by the coding sequence ATGGCCTCCCAGTTGAAACGGCCGGTCACGTTGTCGGCGAGGGATCGTGAAGAGCTGATCCGGTGGACCACGACAGGTGTGCATCCGGCGTCGTCGATCATGCGGGCGCGGGTGCTGCTCGCGCTGGACACCTCAGTGGGCGAGGTGGACCCGAAAGAGGTGATCGCGGCCCGGCTCGGGGTGTCGGGCGAGACGCTGCGGCTGGTCGCCAGGCGGTTCGCCGAGACCGGCGATGATGTGCTGGCCACGATCTCGCGCAAGAAGCGTGCTCTTCCGCCGGTGCCGTCGTCGGTGACCGGGGAGGTCGAGGCCCGGCTGATCGCGCTGGCGTGCTCGGCACCGCCGGCGGGGCATGCGCGGTGGTCGTTGCGGCTGCTGGAAAAGCATGTCGAGCTCACCGAGGACATCCCGAACCTGGACCACTCGACCATCGGCCGGGTGTTGAAAAAACGGAACTGCGTCCTCATCTGA
- a CDS encoding RNA polymerase sigma factor: MDIPASLAAAARGDQAAWDALVRQFSGLLWSIARAYRLSDADAADAVQCTWIKLVEHLDRITEPERLAGWLATTARHECLQLIRRSGRLPEPAEIEDSADPAPPVDHALLVGERDAALWRVFEELPDRCRRLLRVLMASPPPAYTEVAAALDMPVGSIGPIRQRCLNRLRALVRGEQVLEERS; encoded by the coding sequence ATGGACATACCGGCGTCGCTGGCCGCGGCCGCGCGTGGTGACCAGGCCGCGTGGGACGCACTGGTCAGGCAGTTCAGCGGGCTGCTGTGGTCGATCGCCCGCGCCTACCGGCTGAGCGACGCCGACGCCGCGGACGCCGTGCAGTGCACGTGGATCAAGCTGGTCGAGCACCTCGACCGGATCACCGAGCCCGAACGGCTGGCGGGCTGGCTCGCCACCACCGCACGCCACGAGTGCCTGCAGCTCATCCGCAGGTCGGGGCGGTTGCCGGAGCCCGCCGAGATCGAGGACTCCGCCGATCCCGCGCCACCGGTGGACCACGCGTTGCTCGTCGGCGAACGGGACGCGGCGCTGTGGCGGGTGTTCGAGGAGCTGCCGGACCGCTGCCGGCGCCTGCTGCGGGTGCTCATGGCGTCGCCGCCACCCGCGTACACCGAGGTCGCAGCCGCGTTGGACATGCCGGTGGGCAGCATCGGGCCGATCAGGCAGCGGTGCCTGAACCGGCTCAGGGCGCTCGTCCGCGGCGAGCAGGTGCTGGAGGAACGCTCATGA
- a CDS encoding CHAT domain-containing protein, producing MGRAVAGGSVARAAGAAADDDRLADDLAELRQVMAAGDLRRQAELEQAIRTRARHATGIRAAEPVPATRQLATALGDQTLVEYVESDGLLHAVVFERGRTRLHDIGPAADVAREVEALRFGINHLAHRIGSDRTRKAIEERLGQAAERLDRLVPTGPAPLVVVPTGALHALPWPALPSCRNRAVTVAPSAALWLRAAGTPHTAGRTVLAAGPSLDHAVAEVEALKRRYPHADRFTGRRATTANLLHALDGAGLAHIAAHGRFRADNPLFSTLTLADGPLTVYDLEGFDQPPQQVVLSACEAGSSGIRPGDELLGLAAALLALGTRTLIASAVSVPDDTSKALMLRYHRELATGRAPAEALARAQRTWTEAVFQCYGASSPSTRAKGEP from the coding sequence GTGGGCCGAGCGGTGGCGGGCGGGAGCGTTGCGCGTGCGGCCGGTGCGGCCGCCGACGACGACCGGCTGGCCGACGACCTGGCCGAGCTGCGCCAGGTCATGGCCGCGGGCGACCTGCGCAGGCAGGCGGAGCTGGAGCAGGCGATCAGGACGCGGGCCCGGCACGCGACCGGGATCAGGGCCGCCGAACCGGTGCCGGCGACCCGGCAGCTCGCCACCGCGCTGGGGGACCAGACGCTGGTCGAGTACGTCGAGTCGGACGGCTTGCTGCACGCGGTCGTGTTCGAACGCGGCAGGACTCGGCTGCACGACATCGGTCCTGCCGCGGACGTCGCCCGCGAGGTCGAGGCACTGCGGTTCGGCATCAACCACCTCGCTCACCGCATCGGCTCCGACCGCACCCGCAAGGCCATCGAGGAACGCCTGGGCCAGGCCGCCGAACGACTCGACCGGCTGGTGCCCACCGGCCCCGCACCGCTGGTGGTCGTCCCGACCGGCGCACTGCACGCACTCCCCTGGCCCGCCCTCCCGAGCTGCCGCAACCGGGCGGTGACCGTCGCACCGTCCGCCGCGCTGTGGCTGCGAGCAGCCGGTACTCCCCACACCGCCGGCCGCACCGTGCTCGCCGCCGGTCCCAGCCTCGACCACGCGGTCGCCGAGGTGGAAGCGTTGAAACGCCGCTACCCGCACGCCGACCGGTTCACCGGCCGCCGGGCCACCACGGCGAACCTGCTGCACGCCCTGGACGGCGCCGGACTCGCGCACATCGCGGCACACGGCAGGTTCCGCGCCGACAACCCGCTGTTCTCCACCCTCACACTGGCCGACGGGCCGCTCACCGTCTACGACCTCGAAGGCTTCGACCAGCCACCCCAGCAGGTCGTCCTCTCGGCCTGCGAGGCGGGCAGCTCCGGCATCCGGCCCGGCGACGAGCTGCTCGGCCTGGCCGCCGCCCTGCTCGCACTCGGCACCAGAACCCTCATCGCATCGGCCGTGTCGGTGCCCGACGACACCAGCAAGGCGTTGATGCTGCGCTACCACCGCGAGCTCGCCACCGGCCGCGCACCGGCCGAAGCGCTCGCCAGGGCTCAGCGCACGTGGACCGAAGCGGTGTTCCAGTGCTACGGGGCGTCCTCTCCTTCCACACGGGCGAAGGGGGAACCGTGA
- a CDS encoding IS630 family transposase yields the protein MVVAAAGKACRAHRGHPEPGPLDHRPGVEKTELRPHLRKCWTIPPRANAEFAARMEDVLAVYARPYDPARPVVCMDEKPFQLLGEVRDPLPARPGRDARQDSEYIRCGTCSIFVFTDPLRGWRRVHALAQRTKLDWAGQVKQLLTVDYPDAETVVLVMDNLNTHTIASLYEAFDPGEAFALAQRLEIHHTPKHGSWLNIAEIELSALSRQCLDRRISDLDTLNTELAAWQHATNANQRGVDWQFTTDNARTRLRHLYPKS from the coding sequence GTGGTCGTTGCGGCTGCTGGAAAAGCATGTCGAGCTCACCGAGGACATCCCGAACCTGGACCACTCGACCATCGGCCGGGTGTTGAAAAAACGGAACTGCGTCCTCATCTGAGGAAGTGCTGGACCATCCCGCCGCGGGCGAACGCGGAGTTCGCCGCCCGCATGGAAGACGTCCTCGCCGTCTACGCCCGCCCGTACGATCCCGCCCGCCCGGTCGTGTGCATGGACGAGAAACCCTTCCAGCTCCTCGGCGAGGTCCGCGACCCGCTGCCCGCCCGGCCGGGCCGCGATGCCCGCCAGGACAGTGAATACATCCGGTGCGGCACCTGCTCGATCTTCGTGTTCACCGACCCCCTGCGCGGCTGGCGGCGTGTCCACGCCCTGGCCCAGCGGACCAAACTCGACTGGGCCGGGCAGGTCAAACAACTCCTGACGGTGGACTATCCCGACGCCGAGACCGTGGTGCTGGTCATGGACAACCTCAATACCCACACCATCGCCTCCCTCTACGAGGCCTTCGACCCCGGCGAGGCCTTCGCCCTGGCCCAGCGCCTGGAGATCCACCACACCCCCAAACACGGGTCCTGGCTCAACATCGCCGAGATCGAACTGTCCGCACTCAGCCGCCAGTGCCTCGACCGCCGCATCAGCGACCTCGACACCCTCAACACCGAACTCGCCGCCTGGCAACACGCCACCAACGCCAACCAGCGCGGCGTCGACTGGCAGTTCACCACCGACAACGCACGCACCCGACTCCGCCACCTCTACCCCAAGAGTTAG
- a CDS encoding S8 family peptidase, translated as MGARDPHAYGWPRPATEPNEESALRLPQLPAADPGLRVGVIDTGVHHNRAGRPHPWLSGHVSYLEEDVETDDDNNPAVGHGSFVAGVVLRHAPEATVMMRKAIVEGPEDDGQVVAAIRSLRWAGVKLINLSFGGSLFEHRTPPLIAAALDEPDDDVVLVAAAANNASPLHTYPAARAGVLSVGATDAEGEIAEFSAHGSWISLYAVGQDVLGPYRDEFVTWSGASFAAAAVTGRIARLMGDDGLSATNARERLLTTCVKKTVWGVNGSREVDVLL; from the coding sequence ATGGGTGCCAGAGATCCGCACGCCTACGGCTGGCCCAGACCCGCCACCGAACCGAACGAGGAGAGCGCACTGCGGCTGCCGCAGCTCCCGGCGGCTGATCCGGGTCTGCGGGTGGGGGTGATCGACACGGGCGTCCACCACAACCGTGCCGGCCGGCCGCACCCGTGGCTGAGCGGGCACGTCAGCTACCTCGAGGAGGACGTCGAGACCGACGACGACAACAACCCGGCCGTCGGGCACGGGTCGTTCGTGGCCGGAGTGGTCCTGCGGCACGCCCCCGAGGCCACCGTGATGATGCGCAAGGCGATCGTCGAGGGTCCGGAGGACGACGGTCAGGTGGTCGCGGCGATCCGCTCGTTGCGGTGGGCCGGGGTCAAGCTGATCAACCTGTCGTTCGGCGGCAGCCTCTTCGAACACCGCACGCCACCGCTGATCGCGGCCGCGCTCGACGAGCCCGACGACGACGTGGTCCTGGTCGCCGCCGCCGCCAACAACGCCTCACCGCTGCACACCTACCCGGCCGCCCGCGCCGGTGTGCTGTCGGTCGGCGCCACCGACGCTGAGGGCGAGATCGCCGAGTTCAGCGCCCACGGCAGCTGGATCAGCCTGTACGCGGTGGGCCAGGACGTCCTCGGCCCGTACCGCGACGAGTTCGTCACGTGGTCGGGCGCGTCGTTCGCCGCGGCCGCGGTCACCGGCCGGATCGCCCGGCTGATGGGCGACGACGGCCTCTCGGCGACGAACGCCCGCGAGCGACTCCTCACGACGTGCGTGAAGAAGACCGTGTGGGGCGTCAACGGCAGCCGTGAGGTCGACGTCCTGCTCTAG